A window of Microbacterium sp. Root61 genomic DNA:
ACGTCGGGCCACGAGGGGTATCCGGCGGCGGCGAAGGCAGAGGGGACGAAGGGAGCACCGAATGCGGTGATGGCCGCGAGCCCGAGAGCGCCGACGCCGATGGCGCTGCGTCGGGTCATGCCTCCGGGCCACAGCGCACGCTTCTCCGAGGGGGACGGCGCACAGCCGCACTCCTCGGCGCTTTCGTCACGTGCGGAGCGATCGCGCTCGAGCTTCACCGCGGCCTCCCGTTCACCGAGTCAACTTTCACCACACTAGCAACACGAGTCACAAGCGCAACGGGTGTCGTCGTTCCATAGTGCTCCCCTGGCGGCGGTTGCACACCCACCCATCGTGAACCGCGCCGAGGCCTTCCTCCACAGGGCGCGCCCACGAATTGGAGATTTGGTCGACTCATGCGTATGCTTGAGCGTCGGCAGAGTGAGCCACAAAAGCTCATCCGGCCCCATCGTTTAGTGGCCTAGGACGCCGCCCTTTCACGGCGGTAGCACGGGTTCGAATCCCGTTGGGGTCACTTTCCGAATTACAACTTAATATGCATGGCCCTGTAGCGCAGTTGGTTAGCGTGCCGCCCTGTCACGGCGGAGGTCGCGGGTTCAAGTCCCGTCAGGGTCGCTCTGAGCGACGGGCCCTTTCTTTGAGAGGGCCTTTTGTTTAGGACGCGGCGTAAGGTCCCGATTCCGGGTAACGGATGCCGCGGGGCTCTGTAGCTCAGTTGGTAGAGCGCACGACTGAAAATCGTGAGGTCACGGGATCGACGCCCGTCGGAGCCACAAGGGTGATCATTACGTCACCCCAGAAACCCTCGCGAAGCTTCTATTCGCGGGGGTTTTGCCTTGCCCTGGTGAGAGGCGGTTTCCGCGTCACCCCCGGGGCTACTACGGCCGATCACTGAGCGAGCGAAGCTCCCGTCCATCGAGCGAGCGCGGCGAGACGAGACGCCCTTGGCCTGGAGCGGCAGCTCGCGAGCTCCTCCTTACGGAAACCGCAAGCCTGATGATTGCTAGATAATCTAGGGATATCGTCGCCGCATGGACACGGACATCCACACCACATCACGCGCGACGAGAGCTGATCGCGCACGACAGATCGCCGTCGTCGTCGGCGGGCTCGTAGCGCTGGTGGGCGCGATGGCGGGCTCGGGAGTCTTCGGCGGCACGAGGGTGCAGGACGCTTCGGATGGGGCCCTTTCAGCGACGGCCACCGTCATCGCCCCCGCCGGCCCCGCGTTCGCGATCTGGTCGGTCATCTACGCCGGACTGATCGGGTACAGCGTGTGGCAACTGCTCCCGAGGCAGGCGCAACGAGACAGACATCGCCGGACGGGTTGGTGGATACTCACGTCCCAGTTGTTGAACGCAGCGTGGATCCTCAGCGTCCAGGCCGGCCCGCTGTGGCTCTCGGTCATCGTCATCGTCGCCCTTCTCAGCGTCCTGGCGCTGATCTTCGTGCGACTGCAGAGGATCCGATCGGCCGGATGGCAAGATGCGGTGGTCATGGACGGCACGATCGGGCTGTACCTCGGTTGGGTGATGGTCGCGACGATCGCCAACATCACCGCCTGGCTCGTGGCTCTCGGATTCAACGGCTTCGGATGGTCCGAGGATGCGTGGGGAATCATCGTGCTCAGTGCGGGAACGGCGGTGTCGGTTGCGGTGTCCATCTGGAGCCGTGGCCGACTCACCCCCGCGGTCGCGACCGCCTGGGGCTTCGCATGGATCAGCGTCGGACGGCTGACATCCGAGCCGCCATCCGCAGTGGTCGGCGTTGCGGCGGCGATCGCGGCGGGGGTTGCGTTGGCAGTGGCGGTGATCGCCCGACTCGCCGGTCCGCCAC
This region includes:
- a CDS encoding tryptophan-rich sensory protein codes for the protein MDTDIHTTSRATRADRARQIAVVVGGLVALVGAMAGSGVFGGTRVQDASDGALSATATVIAPAGPAFAIWSVIYAGLIGYSVWQLLPRQAQRDRHRRTGWWILTSQLLNAAWILSVQAGPLWLSVIVIVALLSVLALIFVRLQRIRSAGWQDAVVMDGTIGLYLGWVMVATIANITAWLVALGFNGFGWSEDAWGIIVLSAGTAVSVAVSIWSRGRLTPAVATAWGFAWISVGRLTSEPPSAVVGVAAAIAAGVALAVAVIARLAGPPPR